One genomic window of Coffea eugenioides isolate CCC68of chromosome 1, Ceug_1.0, whole genome shotgun sequence includes the following:
- the LOC113775270 gene encoding ribokinase-like isoform X2 — translation MASPSLHSLPGGLAVATNSLYSCSNFLPTPPHSSPPRSNSSLITRCPRKTMSTSAQASSSLPPLPEDRIVLGCGAVSVDFLAAVASYPSPDDKTRSTSAKLQGGGNAGNSLTCAARLGLKPRLISKVADDPQGKGLIEELEADGVDTSFLVVSEGGNSPFTYIIVDNQAKTRTCIHTPGYPPMIPDDLSTSNLLAAISGARLVYFDGRLHETALLVAQEANRRAIPILIDAERKREGLDDLLSLSSYVVCSAKFPQEWTEAPSIPSALVSFLLMLTHVKFVIVTLGKEGCIMLERGMTENAQSEETDIDDLCDILKKKKDSNRNSPTCISSGVKKLCAKGIGTVTGTLFVGTAENIPPGELVDTTGAGDSFIGATLYAICANMPPEIMLPFAAQVAAIKCRALGARTGIPYRTDPRLASFLVAGSQEVAAV, via the exons ATGGCGTCACCATCATTGCACTCGCTTCCTGGTGGATTGGCGGTTGCAACTAATTCATTGTATTCCTGCTCCAATTTCCTACCAACTCCTCCTCATTCGTCTCCACCGCGCTCCAATTCTTCTCTCATCACTCGCTGTCCCAG GAAGACAATGTCAACTTCAGCTCAAGCTTCCTCATCGCTTCCACCTCTCCCCGAAGATCGCATCGTT CTAGGTTGCGGAGCAGTGTCGGTGGACTTCTTGGCTGCAGTGGCCTCTTACCCTAGTCCGGACGACAAGACTCGTAGCACCAGCGCTAAG CTGCAAGGAGGGGGAAATGCAGGGAATTCTTTGACTTGTGCTGCTCGATTGGGACTGAAGCCGCGGCTGATATCCAAG GTTGCTGATGACCCCCAAGGAAAAGGGCTAATAGAGGAACTAGAAGCTGATGGCGTTGACACGTCCTTTCTTGTG GTATCAGAAGGAGGCAATTCTCCATTCACTTATATTATTGTTGACAACCAAGC GAAAACTCGCACTTGCATTCATACTCCAGGATACCCGCCCATGATACCTGATGATCTTTCAACTTCTAACTTGTTAGCTGCTATTAGTGGAGCAAGGCTTGTATATTTTGATGGAAGATTACACGAAACTGCTTTGCTTGTTGCACAGGAG GCAAATCGCAGGGCAATTCCTATCTTAATTGATGCAGAAAGGAAGAGGGAGGGATTAGATGATCTCTTAAGTTTGTCTAGTTACGTTGTATGCTCAGCAAAATTTCCACAG GAGTGGACTGAGGCGCCATCTATCCCAAGTGcccttgtttcttttcttttgatgttgACTCATGTCAAATTTGTCATTGTGACATTAGGCAAAGAGGGATGTATAATGCTGGAGAGGGGCATGACTG AAAATGCCCAGTCTGAAGAAACAGATATAGATGATTTATGCGATAtactgaagaagaaaaaagatagTAATAGAAACTCGCCAACATGTATATCCTCG GGTGTGAAGAAGTTATGTGCGAAGGGGATTGGGACTGTGACTGGAACACTATTTGTTGGAACAGCTGAGAATATACCTCCTGGAGAACTTGTTGATACAACTGGTGCTGGAGATTCATTTATTGGAGCTACACTTTATG CCATTTGTGCCAACATGCCACCAGAAATAATGTTACCCTTTGCAGCTCAAGTG GCAGCTATTAAGTGTAGAGCATTGGGCGCTAGGACTGGAATTCCTTATCGTACAGATCCTCGTTTGGCGTCTTTTTTAGTTGCTGGATCCCAAGAGGTGGCCGCAGTATAG
- the LOC113775270 gene encoding ribokinase-like isoform X1 yields MASPSLHSLPGGLAVATNSLYSCSNFLPTPPHSSPPRSNSSLITRCPRNLCDRKTMSTSAQASSSLPPLPEDRIVLGCGAVSVDFLAAVASYPSPDDKTRSTSAKLQGGGNAGNSLTCAARLGLKPRLISKVADDPQGKGLIEELEADGVDTSFLVVSEGGNSPFTYIIVDNQAKTRTCIHTPGYPPMIPDDLSTSNLLAAISGARLVYFDGRLHETALLVAQEANRRAIPILIDAERKREGLDDLLSLSSYVVCSAKFPQEWTEAPSIPSALVSFLLMLTHVKFVIVTLGKEGCIMLERGMTENAQSEETDIDDLCDILKKKKDSNRNSPTCISSGVKKLCAKGIGTVTGTLFVGTAENIPPGELVDTTGAGDSFIGATLYAICANMPPEIMLPFAAQVAAIKCRALGARTGIPYRTDPRLASFLVAGSQEVAAV; encoded by the exons ATGGCGTCACCATCATTGCACTCGCTTCCTGGTGGATTGGCGGTTGCAACTAATTCATTGTATTCCTGCTCCAATTTCCTACCAACTCCTCCTCATTCGTCTCCACCGCGCTCCAATTCTTCTCTCATCACTCGCTGTCCCAG AAATTTGTGTGACAGGAAGACAATGTCAACTTCAGCTCAAGCTTCCTCATCGCTTCCACCTCTCCCCGAAGATCGCATCGTT CTAGGTTGCGGAGCAGTGTCGGTGGACTTCTTGGCTGCAGTGGCCTCTTACCCTAGTCCGGACGACAAGACTCGTAGCACCAGCGCTAAG CTGCAAGGAGGGGGAAATGCAGGGAATTCTTTGACTTGTGCTGCTCGATTGGGACTGAAGCCGCGGCTGATATCCAAG GTTGCTGATGACCCCCAAGGAAAAGGGCTAATAGAGGAACTAGAAGCTGATGGCGTTGACACGTCCTTTCTTGTG GTATCAGAAGGAGGCAATTCTCCATTCACTTATATTATTGTTGACAACCAAGC GAAAACTCGCACTTGCATTCATACTCCAGGATACCCGCCCATGATACCTGATGATCTTTCAACTTCTAACTTGTTAGCTGCTATTAGTGGAGCAAGGCTTGTATATTTTGATGGAAGATTACACGAAACTGCTTTGCTTGTTGCACAGGAG GCAAATCGCAGGGCAATTCCTATCTTAATTGATGCAGAAAGGAAGAGGGAGGGATTAGATGATCTCTTAAGTTTGTCTAGTTACGTTGTATGCTCAGCAAAATTTCCACAG GAGTGGACTGAGGCGCCATCTATCCCAAGTGcccttgtttcttttcttttgatgttgACTCATGTCAAATTTGTCATTGTGACATTAGGCAAAGAGGGATGTATAATGCTGGAGAGGGGCATGACTG AAAATGCCCAGTCTGAAGAAACAGATATAGATGATTTATGCGATAtactgaagaagaaaaaagatagTAATAGAAACTCGCCAACATGTATATCCTCG GGTGTGAAGAAGTTATGTGCGAAGGGGATTGGGACTGTGACTGGAACACTATTTGTTGGAACAGCTGAGAATATACCTCCTGGAGAACTTGTTGATACAACTGGTGCTGGAGATTCATTTATTGGAGCTACACTTTATG CCATTTGTGCCAACATGCCACCAGAAATAATGTTACCCTTTGCAGCTCAAGTG GCAGCTATTAAGTGTAGAGCATTGGGCGCTAGGACTGGAATTCCTTATCGTACAGATCCTCGTTTGGCGTCTTTTTTAGTTGCTGGATCCCAAGAGGTGGCCGCAGTATAG
- the LOC113781190 gene encoding FT-interacting protein 7-like: protein MNNAKEKLVVEVVGAHNLMPKDGEGSSSPFVEVEFENHRERSTVKYRDLNPVWNEKLVFPVNDVADLPYRTIEVNVFNEKRSNNSRNFLGKVRVSGSSIAREGEEIAQLYTLDKRSLFSHVRGEITLKLYLSSREEVKQVINGNNGAGVMVSKKNKRLQQQQGTNLAVQQQLNQENKLNFQNHNHPKPVEPGGPGDMMKPVVITAGPNPTIPPVVNPAGLGVGRGGVGNGGVAVYSSTGAPGPAGEYSLKETSPHLGGGPLNKDKTSSTYDLVEQMQYLYVRVVKARDISSVFGGGGELVAEVKLGNYRGITKRVSLTNNAEWDQVFAFSKDCIQSSVVEIFVKEGNKDDFLGRVWFDLNEVPKRVPPDSQLAPQWYRMEDKKGEKAKGGEVMVAIWFGTQADEAFAEAWHSKAANVHTEGLCSIKSKVYLSPKLWYLRVHVIEGQDVVMGEKGSSMMRYPELFAKVQVGNQVLRTRIASPLANKSLSNPVWNEDLLFVVAEPFEDYVLVSVEDHIAPNRDEVVGRVVLPVTGIERRLDEKPATSRWFNLDIHFNNQNESKAMMRFASRIHLRASLDGGYHVLDEATMYSSDVRPTAKQLWKPHIGVLEVGVLGGTNLVPVKIKEGKGGSTDAYCVAKYGQKWVRTRTVVDSLSPKWNEQYTWEVFDPCTVITIGVFDNARVDKNTAVAAATRDSRIGKVRIRLSTLESDRVYTHAYPLLMLHPSGVKKTGELHLAVRFSCANMVNVLHKYSMPLLPKMHYVLPLSVNQLDGLRYQAMNVVASRLGRAEPPLGRDVVEYMLDHDSHMWSMRKSKANFFRLTNILAWFVAVSRFLESLRNWHKPVYSALFMIVFMVFVLVPELIMPCVLLIMASVGLWRYRSRPRHPPHMDTRLSYADAVHPDELDEEFDSFPSSRSAEIVRIRYDRLRSVAGRIQSVVGDMATQGERFQALLSWRDPRATFLFVIICFIAACGFYLVPFKWVVALWGLYVLRPPKFRNRLPSRAVSFFKRLPTNADSML from the coding sequence ATGAACAATGCCAAGGAAAAGCTGGTGGTAGAAGTGGTGGGAGCCCATAACTTGATGCCAAAAGATGGGGAAGGCTCCTCATCACCTTTCGTCGAGGTTGAGTTCGAAAATCACAGGGAAAGAAGCACTGTCAAGTACAGGGACCTCAATCCCGTTTGGAATGAAAAGCTCGTCTTTCCCGTAAACGACGTCGCTGACCTCCCTTACAGAACGATCGAAGTGAACGTCTTCAACGAGAAAAGATCCAACAACAGTAGGAATTTTCTGGGAAAGGTTCGGGTTTCGGGGTCGAGTATAGCGCGAGAAGGTGAAGAAATTGCTCAACTTTATACCCTCGATAAGAGGAGCTTGTTTTCTCATGTCCGTGGAGAAATCACGTTGAAGCTTTACTTGTCGTCTCGAGAAGAAGTCAAGCAGGTTATCAATGGCAATAATGGCGCTGGCGTCATGGTCTCCAAGAAGAATAAAAGGTTGCAGCAGCAGCAAGGAACCAACCTGGCGGTGCAACAGCAGCTGAATCAAGAGAACAAACTGAATTTCCAAAATCATAACCACCCAAAGCCAGTAGAGCCCGGCGGCCCGGGTGACATGATGAAACCTGTTGTTATCACTGCCGGACCGAATCCTACCATCCCGCCTGTCGTCAACCCGGCAGGCCTCGGGGTTGGAAGGGGTGGTGTTGGTAACGGAGGAGTTGCTGTGTACTCTTCCACAGGCGCCCCAGGGCCAGCGGGTGAGTATTCTCTGAAAGAGACAAGTCCTCACCTAGGTGGGGGCCCACTAAACAAGGACAAGACAAGCTCGACTTACGACCTGGTAGAGCAAATGCAGTACTTGTACGTTAGAGTTGTCAAGGCCCGTGATATCTCTTCTGTCTTTGGTGGTGGTGGGGAGCTGGTAGCAGAGGTGAAGCTTGGGAATTACAGAGGAATTACTAAGCGGGTGTCCTTGACTAATAATGCCGAGTGGGACCAAGTTTTCGCCTTCTCTAAAGATTGCATACAATCTTCAGTGGTGGAGATTTTTGTGAAGGAGGGCAACAAAGATGACTTCTTGGGTCGTGTTTGGTTCGACCTTAACGAGGTTCCCAAGAGGGTTCCCCCAGATAGTCAGCTGGCGCCTCAATGGTATAGAATGGAGGACAAGAAAGGGGAGAAGGCCAAAGGTGGTGAAGTGATGGTAGCCATTTGGTTTGGGACTCAAGCCGACGAAGCGTTCGCGGAGGCTTGGCATTCCAAGGCGGCAAATGTGCATACTGAGGGTTTGTGCTCGATAAAGTCGAAGGTTTATCTTTCGCCAAAGCTTTGGTACCTCAGGGTCCATGTTATTGAAGGGCAGGATGTTGTCATGGGCGAAAAAGGGTCATCAATGATGAGGTATCCTGAGCTTTTTGCGAAAGTTCAAGTTGGGAATCAAGTTTTGAGGACCAGAATTGCTTCACCTCTGGCTAATAAGAGCCTTTCCAACCCTGTTTGGAATGAAGACTTGCTTTTTGTGGTTGCGGAACCGTTTGAGGACTATGTTTTGGTTTCAGTTGAAGATCATATAGCTCCCAACAGGGATGAGGTTGTTGGGAGGGTGGTGCTGCCAGTCACAGGTATTGAGCGGAGGTTAGATGAAAAGCCAGCGACTTCAAGGTGGTTCAATCTTGATATTCACTTCAACAACCAGAACGAGTCTAAGGCTATGATGAGATTTGCCTCCAGAATACACCTCCGAGCCTCTCTTGATGGAGGTTACCATGTGCTCGATGAAGCCACCATGTACAGCAGTGATGTTAGGCCAACCGCAAAGCAGCTCTGGAAGCCCCACATTGGTGTACTCGAGGTTGGAGTCTTGGGTGGTACAAATCTCGTCCCCGTTAAGATCAAGGAAGGCAAAGGAGGCTCCACTGACGCCTATTGTGTGGCAAAGTACGGTCAAAAATGGGTCCGAACTAGGACCGTGGTGGACAGCTTGTCTCCCAAATGGAACGAGCAGTATACTTGGGAAGTCTTTGACCCTTGCACCGTCATCACCATTGGGGTGTTTGATAATGCTCGCGTTGACAAAAACACAGCAGTCGCAGCCGCAACTCGAGATTCCCGCATTGGGAAGGTCAGAATTAGGTTGTCCACTCTCGAATCTGATAGAGTTTATACTCATGCTTATCCGCTCCTCATGTTGCATCCCTCCGGAGTAAAGAAGACGGGAGAGCTTCATTTGGCTGTTCGGTTTTCTTGTGCTAATATGGTCAATGTGCTACACAAGTATTCAATGCCTCTGCTTCCGAAGATGCATTACGTGCTGCCATTGTCCGTAAATCAATTGGATGGTTTGAGATACCAGGCTATGAATGTGGTGGCGTCAAGGCTAGGTCGAGCTGAGCCACCTTTGGGAAGAGATGTGGTTGAGTACATGCTTGATCACGACTCTCATATGTGGAGCATGAGAAAGAGCAAAGCCAACTTCTTTAGGCTCACAAATATCTTAGCTTGGTTCGTTGCCGTGAGCAGGTTCTTGGAGTCCCTGCGTAATTGGCACAAGCCCGTATACTCGGCATTGTTCATGATTGTCTTCATGGTATTCGTCTTGGTGCCTGAGCTCATAATGCCTTGTGTATTGCTGATCATGGCTTCCGTCGGACTCTGGCGATATAGGTCCAGGCCACGCCACCCGCCTCATATGGACACTCGACTGTCCTATGCTGATGCTGTGCACCCAGATGAATTGGATGAGGAATTTGATTCCTTCCCCTCGAGTCGGAGTGCGGAGATTGTTAGGATTAGGTATGATAGACTAAGGAGTGTTGCCGGAAGGATTCAGTCTGTTGTCGGGGATATGGCTACTCAAGGCGAGCGTTTTCAAGCACTGCTAAGTTGGCGCGATCCGAGAGCCACATTCTTGTTTGTCATAATTTGTTTCATTGCAGCTTGTGGATTCTATCTGGTGCCATTTAAGTGGGTCGTGGCTCTCTGGGGGCTCTATGTTCTGAGGCCACCCAAGTTTAGGAATCGGTTACCTTCAAGAGCCGTCAGCTTCTTCAAGAGGTTGCCAACAAATGCTGATAGTATGTTATAG